The Neochlamydia sp. AcF84 genome includes the window TGTTATCATGGTAATCGCCTGCTTTTTTACTTTTATTTCACTAGTAGACTTAATTGGCAATAAAAAGAGCCTTATCAGGAAGAGCGCAGTTGCTAGCTTGCCTGCTAAATCTCCACAAATTTATTGGAAGCTTTTATAGCTCTTCTACTGTTTTAATGGATAGCTAATGAGAGTTTTACAAAATCTACAAACGCTTTATCCTTAATCCTTCCTTATTGCCTCTTTAAAGATCTTAAATTATTTGTTTATAGCCCAAGGAGCATAACCGCGGGGCATTCTAAAATATTTCTTAAATAAGCTAGAAAGAAAGCAGCCTCTTTATTCCTAACAAAACGGTGATCATAGCTTAAAGCCAAATGCATGATAGGTCGAATGGTGATTTGATCATCAACCACTACAGGACGTTTAATAATGTTATGTAGGGCTAGAATAGCTCTTTGGTTACCGGTAAGAAAAGGAGTAGAAAGCATAGAATCATAAAGGCCAGCATCAGTGATGGCAAAGCTACCTGTATGAAGGTCTCCTACAGAAAGGGAGCCTTCATATGCCTGATGGGTAAGTTTTTCGATAGTCCTTTCAATTTCTGCATAAGAAAGCTTATCACCATGGCAAAGAACAGGCACTACTATACCCTGTGCAGTCTCCACAGCTATACCCATTTCGTAAGAGGAGTCCTGAGCACTTTGCTCTTCTTTAAGGTACGAATGAATAGAGGGAAATTGAGGTAAGGCAGCCACGCAAGCTTTAACAAAAAAAGAGATTAGGCTTAATTCCTTCTCATATTTTTCCTTAAAGGCTTTTTGGTATCTGTCACGTAGGTGGATAATCTGTGACAGATCTACTTCATTAAATATGGTCAGCATAGCTGCTGTGCTTTCTATCTGAGCGACCTGAGAAGCTGAAGATTTTTGAGTAAAATCCCTATTGCCATGCGATTCCTGCGGATGGAAAGACCAAGCGAGAGATTCCTGCTCAGAAAGAGAAGAAAGAGA containing:
- a CDS encoding 2-oxo acid dehydrogenase subunit E2, whose translation is MKIEFKVPSMGESISEATVVSIIRPSGSQVGVEDEILELETDKVNQMVYAPQKGIIHFNIQLHDKVTIGQVLGYIDTEATAKSVELSFPPQQFLPSLQDVVENPKESLKSTRYQKEDFIKELKEEGQKRSLSSLSEQESLAWSFHPQESHGNRDFTQKSSASQVAQIESTAAMLTIFNEVDLSQIIHLRDRYQKAFKEKYEKELSLISFFVKACVAALPQFPSIHSYLKEEQSAQDSSYEMGIAVETAQGIVVPVLCHGDKLSYAEIERTIEKLTHQAYEGSLSVGDLHTGSFAITDAGLYDSMLSTPFLTGNQRAILALHNIIKRPVVVDDQITIRPIMHLALSYDHRFVRNKEAAFFLAYLRNILECPAVMLLGL